The following are encoded together in the Methylomonas methanica MC09 genome:
- a CDS encoding multicopper oxidase domain-containing protein, giving the protein MIDGGRNLIDRHRTPVKAWKDSVAFLPCDTVTVRAKFSLYKGKFVYHCHILEH; this is encoded by the coding sequence GTGATCGACGGCGGACGGAATTTAATCGACAGGCACCGCACACCCGTTAAAGCGTGGAAAGATAGCGTTGCCTTCCTACCCTGCGACACTGTGACGGTCAGGGCAAAATTTTCGCTGTACAAAGGCAAATTTGTCTATCACTGCCACATTCTGGAACACTAA
- a CDS encoding sigma-70 family RNA polymerase sigma factor, whose product MSTELTDDSGQAFTRLYQDHHSWLLMWLEKRVQDRLQAEDHAHDTFMRVIGSKEIPNLNEPRAYLTTIAKRLLINHWRRNTIERAYLERLAVYPEEVAVSPEESSIILEVLREIDELLNQLPAKVRQAFLLAQLDDLTYAEIGQKLGVSDRMVRKYMAQAMFQCLSAGF is encoded by the coding sequence GTGAGCACAGAACTGACAGACGACAGCGGCCAAGCGTTTACACGGCTTTATCAAGACCATCACTCCTGGCTGCTCATGTGGCTGGAAAAACGGGTGCAAGACCGTCTGCAGGCGGAAGACCACGCCCATGACACCTTTATGCGGGTTATCGGCTCAAAAGAAATTCCGAACCTGAATGAACCCCGCGCTTACCTTACCACCATCGCCAAGCGCTTGTTGATCAATCATTGGCGTCGTAACACCATAGAACGGGCTTACCTGGAACGTCTCGCCGTCTATCCTGAAGAAGTTGCCGTTTCGCCCGAGGAAAGCAGTATCATTCTCGAAGTCCTGCGGGAAATCGATGAATTACTCAATCAACTGCCTGCAAAAGTCCGCCAAGCATTTTTATTGGCACAACTGGATGATCTCACCTATGCCGAAATTGGCCAGAAGCTTGGCGTTAGCGACCGTATGGTCAGAAAATACATGGCGCAAGCCATGTTTCAGTGCTTGAGTGCCGGGTTTTAG
- a CDS encoding FecR domain-containing protein has protein sequence MQHKRHSDIDPRVLAQAAEWFALFRSGQVHQSETAEWQAWLVEHPDHQAAWARVEFHIDRFKSLPPKTALAALTAPDLQRRRAIKNLVLLGVVGLSSWQFSRGGYWREWTADYHVVQGEIQTITLADGSTVILDSGSALNVEFGMDLRRLHLISGEIYIETAKDNAAKQRPFVVDTLDGRVRALGTRFSVSQQTDFSQVAVFADTVEIQPSNPSAPKHLLHGGQEARFASHRVESIQPIQLDRPAWSQGVIEADNIPLSEFLLQLNRYRKGYLTCAPEIADMRIIGSFPLKDTDKILASLEASLPIKITNPLPLWVKVLPR, from the coding sequence ATGCAGCACAAACGCCACTCGGATATTGACCCGCGGGTCTTGGCACAGGCTGCCGAGTGGTTTGCCTTATTCCGATCGGGACAAGTCCACCAAAGCGAAACGGCCGAATGGCAAGCGTGGTTAGTCGAACACCCGGACCATCAAGCTGCTTGGGCCAGAGTCGAATTTCATATCGATCGCTTTAAGTCTTTGCCGCCCAAAACCGCGTTAGCCGCGTTAACCGCGCCTGATTTACAGCGCAGACGTGCGATCAAAAACTTGGTGTTACTTGGCGTCGTCGGCTTATCCAGTTGGCAATTCAGCCGTGGCGGCTATTGGCGAGAATGGACTGCGGATTATCATGTCGTTCAGGGCGAAATCCAAACCATTACGTTGGCGGATGGATCAACCGTCATTCTGGATAGCGGCAGCGCCTTGAATGTCGAATTCGGCATGGATTTGCGCCGCTTGCATTTGATATCCGGTGAAATTTACATCGAAACAGCCAAGGATAACGCAGCTAAGCAACGCCCCTTTGTAGTCGATACCCTGGACGGCAGGGTTAGGGCGCTGGGTACGCGTTTTAGCGTCAGCCAACAGACCGACTTCAGTCAGGTCGCGGTGTTCGCGGATACGGTTGAAATCCAGCCATCCAATCCAAGCGCTCCAAAACATTTGTTACATGGCGGGCAGGAAGCCCGATTTGCATCCCATCGTGTCGAGTCCATCCAGCCTATCCAGCTCGACCGGCCTGCCTGGAGCCAGGGCGTCATCGAGGCGGATAACATCCCGCTCAGCGAGTTTCTCTTGCAACTGAATCGTTACCGAAAAGGTTATCTAACCTGCGCGCCCGAGATTGCCGACATGCGTATCATCGGCTCGTTCCCGCTCAAAGACACCGACAAAATCCTTGCATCGCTGGAAGCCAGTCTGCCGATCAAAATAACAAACCCATTGCCGCTCTGGGTTAAAGTCCTGCCACGCTAA
- a CDS encoding RNA polymerase sigma factor: MNTNTKSTLEAAFIHHQLELRQFLHRKVNCRETAADLLQDTYVRIAQLEPGDEIINHRAFLYRVAGNLAFDYLRRQHRWAQWEDAEELTEDCLCLQPQPDAVLAGREKLRRFHRSLLALPSQQRRMFVRCRIEGQSYRQVADQERVTPRRVERVVRQTLKSLKPLLT, translated from the coding sequence ATGAATACCAATACAAAAAGCACGCTGGAAGCGGCATTTATCCATCACCAGTTGGAGTTACGGCAGTTTTTGCATCGCAAGGTCAATTGCCGCGAAACTGCCGCCGATTTGCTGCAGGATACTTATGTGCGAATCGCTCAACTTGAGCCGGGTGACGAGATCATCAACCACAGGGCGTTTTTGTATCGGGTGGCGGGTAATTTGGCTTTTGACTATTTGCGACGCCAACACCGCTGGGCGCAATGGGAGGACGCCGAGGAGCTCACTGAAGATTGCCTGTGCTTGCAGCCGCAACCCGATGCCGTATTGGCCGGCCGGGAAAAGTTGCGGCGATTCCATCGCTCGCTGTTGGCATTGCCGTCGCAACAGCGCCGCATGTTTGTGCGTTGCCGGATAGAGGGTCAAAGTTATCGGCAAGTTGCCGACCAGGAGCGGGTTACGCCGAGACGTGTCGAGCGTGTCGTGCGGCAAACCTTAAAGTCGCTAAAGCCGTTGCTTACGTGA
- a CDS encoding sugar phosphorylase, with translation MKPTTEHLASLTQKVVHHLESIYASAPRQPDSAALADTLLRIMRLDEHCEQLQPSNSAWSERDIAVITYGDTLLADSEAPLSTLHRFLNAYLHDTINTVHILPFFPFCSDDGFAVIDYYQVNPKLGDWPHIQALAADYRLMADLVINHCSTSSTWFQNFINGRGYGHDYFYTASPNTNLSDVVRPRTSPLLRETETANGTQYVWCTFSHEQADLDFGNTAVLQEFVKIIRHYLDNGVRIFRLDAVAFLWKKLGTNCLNLPETHEVVRLIRTLIEHSCADAVIITETNLPNRENLSYFGNGNEAHSIYNFSLPPLLLNTLVTGNCRYLKQWLMSMPPAQNGTFYFNFIASHDGIGLRPAEGLLSEAEIASLISTMQQFGGQVSWRSGDNGTKRPYEINIALFDALQGTTKGKDAFGIERFVCAHAIMLALEGIPAFYMHSLLATGNDYPRFESTGQNRAINRHQWDYPSLTAALNDAQNHHHQVFERLKALVRIRQQQPAFHPNATQFTLHISDQLFGFWRQSMDRRQSIFCIYNVSDEPHSLLLSNLNLIVTDDWRDLISGQRYDDPMMDRIDIAPYQTLWITNRHVTEQAV, from the coding sequence ATGAAACCCACCACGGAACACTTGGCCTCGTTAACTCAAAAAGTCGTACACCATCTCGAATCGATTTACGCGTCCGCGCCGCGCCAACCGGACAGTGCGGCGCTGGCCGACACGCTGTTAAGGATCATGCGCCTAGACGAGCATTGCGAACAGTTGCAACCCTCGAATAGCGCCTGGTCCGAACGCGATATAGCGGTGATTACATACGGCGACACGCTTCTCGCCGACAGCGAAGCCCCCCTAAGCACCCTGCATCGGTTCTTAAACGCCTATCTGCACGACACCATCAACACGGTACACATTCTGCCGTTTTTCCCGTTTTGTTCCGACGACGGCTTCGCGGTAATCGACTATTACCAAGTCAATCCAAAACTGGGCGACTGGCCGCACATTCAAGCCCTTGCCGCAGACTATCGGCTGATGGCCGACTTGGTGATCAACCATTGTTCCACCAGCAGCACTTGGTTCCAAAACTTCATCAACGGCCGAGGTTACGGCCACGACTATTTTTATACCGCTTCGCCGAATACCAATCTGTCCGATGTCGTCAGGCCGCGCACCTCGCCGTTACTCCGCGAAACCGAAACCGCCAACGGCACTCAATATGTCTGGTGCACATTCAGCCACGAACAGGCCGACCTGGACTTCGGCAATACCGCCGTGCTGCAAGAGTTCGTCAAAATCATCCGCCATTATCTGGATAACGGTGTTCGCATCTTTCGTCTGGATGCGGTGGCATTTTTATGGAAAAAACTTGGCACAAACTGCCTGAATCTGCCCGAAACCCATGAAGTGGTGCGGCTGATTCGCACGCTGATCGAACATAGTTGCGCAGATGCCGTCATCATCACCGAAACCAACCTGCCGAACCGGGAAAACCTCAGTTATTTCGGCAACGGCAACGAGGCGCACAGTATTTATAACTTCTCGTTGCCGCCGCTATTGCTGAACACCCTGGTCACCGGCAACTGCCGTTACCTGAAACAATGGTTGATGAGCATGCCGCCTGCACAAAACGGTACCTTCTATTTTAACTTCATCGCCTCCCACGACGGCATCGGCCTGCGCCCGGCAGAAGGCCTGCTTAGCGAAGCGGAAATCGCCTCGCTGATCAGCACCATGCAGCAATTTGGCGGGCAGGTATCCTGGCGTAGCGGCGATAACGGTACCAAACGGCCGTATGAAATCAACATCGCCCTGTTCGACGCCTTGCAAGGCACGACCAAGGGCAAGGACGCATTCGGCATCGAGCGCTTTGTCTGCGCGCACGCGATTATGCTGGCCTTGGAAGGCATACCGGCGTTTTATATGCATAGCCTGCTGGCCACCGGCAACGATTACCCACGCTTCGAAAGCACCGGTCAAAACCGCGCCATCAACCGCCATCAATGGGACTACCCAAGCCTGACCGCCGCCTTGAACGATGCGCAAAACCACCATCATCAAGTCTTCGAACGGCTGAAAGCGCTGGTCCGCATTCGGCAGCAACAGCCGGCCTTTCACCCCAACGCTACTCAATTCACCCTGCACATCAGCGACCAGTTATTCGGTTTTTGGCGGCAGAGCATGGATCGCAGACAGAGTATATTCTGCATCTACAATGTCAGCGACGAGCCCCATTCATTACTGCTGTCCAACCTGAACTTGATCGTCACCGACGACTGGCGGGATCTGATCAGCGGCCAGCGCTACGACGACCCCATGATGGACAGGATCGATATCGCACCGTATCAGACGTTATGGATTACCAATCGACACGTGACCGAGCAAGCGGTTTGA
- a CDS encoding HAD-IIB family hydrolase — protein sequence MMSGLHPTRKLLISTDLDGCLLDHHDYGFAPAAALLQKLEDLGIPVIPNSSKTLAELLHFRETLNNSHPFIIENGAAVYIPTGYFADKPEDCENIGDFWIKTFSQPRRHWLKLISQSRIGKEKFQTFADAALADIVKLTGLQPDAAARASQRQYGEPVAWLGTTAEKAEFIQELRQLGAHILEGGRFLHVSGECDKGTAMKWLVAQYLQACGAPITTIAAGDSQNDIAMLESADIAVRVPSPTHALPALEKARQVYTAARQGPSGWSESISAILANLNIK from the coding sequence ATGATGAGCGGTCTGCACCCCACGAGGAAATTGCTGATATCCACCGACTTGGACGGTTGCTTGCTCGACCATCACGATTACGGTTTTGCTCCGGCCGCCGCCCTGCTGCAAAAGCTGGAAGACTTGGGTATCCCCGTGATTCCGAACTCCAGCAAAACCCTCGCGGAACTGCTGCATTTTCGCGAAACTTTAAACAATAGCCATCCCTTTATTATCGAAAACGGCGCCGCGGTTTATATTCCCACCGGTTACTTTGCGGATAAACCCGAAGACTGCGAAAACATCGGCGACTTCTGGATCAAAACCTTCAGCCAGCCGCGCCGCCATTGGCTAAAACTGATAAGCCAAAGCCGTATTGGGAAAGAGAAGTTTCAAACCTTTGCCGATGCCGCATTGGCGGACATCGTTAAGCTGACAGGGTTGCAACCGGATGCCGCGGCCCGAGCCAGTCAACGCCAATACGGAGAACCGGTGGCATGGCTCGGCACGACAGCGGAAAAGGCGGAGTTTATTCAAGAACTGCGGCAATTGGGGGCCCATATACTGGAGGGGGGACGTTTCCTGCATGTATCGGGCGAATGCGACAAAGGCACCGCGATGAAATGGTTGGTAGCGCAATACCTCCAAGCCTGCGGTGCACCGATAACCACTATCGCCGCCGGCGACAGTCAAAACGATATTGCCATGCTGGAGTCGGCGGATATCGCCGTACGGGTGCCCTCGCCCACACACGCCTTACCCGCGCTTGAGAAAGCACGACAGGTTTATACCGCAGCGCGGCAAGGCCCCAGCGGATGGTCCGAGAGCATATCGGCGATACTGGCTAACTTAAACATCAAATAA
- a CDS encoding TonB-dependent siderophore receptor, whose translation MSSIIRISNPGLQPSRLHLAIQGILLASALTVSAAPHAESINDNASVKRSYHIDSGSLSQALRQFATNSGLLFSAEAKLTDGKTTVGLDGEYTVAEGFKKLLAGTGLTYRYTGDNSVVLKVVESGNDAASTLPAIRVTGKAVYDPDDPYNTDYNRSNASTATKTDTPIMETPMNIQVVPKSLMNDQQDINITDAITKNVSGVQADHGSGDIYEVFLIRGFSTNNIYRNGLLRGFGTYDPANIEQIEVLKGPASMLYGRAQPGGLINYTTKKGWDAPAYSLQQQFGSYDQYRTTADATGPIDKDGKLRYRLNFSYQDIGSFKQFVNNERYFVAPTLTWRPNDRFEANLELEHKHEKKVNDWGIPSIGNRPAPVPLSRSYLDSDKPTENDTTLVAYDWAFKFNDDWALKNRFLWENWDIQYNDIGGTISLQADNRTLDRRLITGHSNQETYSTNLDLSGKFNLLGTNHDVLLGGDYYHNAFNGPNQHFSKMAPIDIFNPVYNIFSQAAIDAIPLDFNFLRKEERFGVYFQDQITLFDKLHILGGGRYDWVNYGTGSSSKSFEIAKANYRDQDDQKFSPRVGVLYQPWQWLSLFSSYTESLGSANSGYSFNGENFKPQSGEQWEAGFKTEFFDKRFSSTVSFYDLTKANTTTNDPDHPGFKITAGKVRSRGIEVDVKGQVTEKLNLVTTYAFTDIRYTVANASLLGQRPINVPEHQATLWSTYQFTERFKAGLGGVLVGKRLGDNNTPVDLPGYVTMDMMAAYTIPVGKTRLTTQVNIHNLLDKGYYTGAGYGRNSINTGNPLSVMGSLRLQF comes from the coding sequence ATGTCATCGATAATTCGCATCAGCAACCCAGGCTTGCAACCCTCGCGATTGCATCTGGCTATTCAAGGCATTCTACTGGCCTCTGCGTTAACCGTATCGGCTGCACCCCATGCGGAAAGCATTAACGATAATGCCAGTGTCAAGCGCAGCTACCATATTGACAGCGGTTCATTAAGCCAAGCCTTAAGACAGTTTGCCACTAATTCAGGGTTGTTGTTTTCAGCCGAAGCCAAGTTGACCGATGGCAAAACCACAGTGGGGCTGGATGGCGAATACACCGTCGCAGAGGGCTTTAAAAAACTGCTGGCCGGTACCGGTTTGACTTATCGCTATACGGGTGACAACTCGGTGGTTCTTAAAGTGGTGGAATCGGGAAACGATGCTGCATCGACTTTGCCGGCGATTAGGGTTACTGGGAAGGCTGTTTATGATCCTGACGATCCGTATAACACTGATTACAACCGATCTAACGCATCAACGGCCACGAAGACCGATACGCCGATTATGGAAACGCCGATGAATATTCAAGTGGTGCCAAAATCATTAATGAACGATCAACAAGACATTAACATTACCGATGCAATAACCAAGAATGTCAGCGGTGTTCAAGCTGATCATGGATCAGGGGATATTTACGAAGTTTTTCTTATTCGTGGTTTTTCAACTAACAATATTTACCGTAATGGTTTACTGCGCGGTTTTGGCACGTATGACCCGGCTAATATCGAGCAAATTGAAGTCCTTAAAGGACCTGCTTCCATGCTGTATGGTCGTGCGCAACCGGGCGGATTAATCAATTATACGACCAAAAAAGGTTGGGATGCCCCCGCTTATTCCTTGCAGCAACAATTCGGTTCCTATGATCAATACCGCACTACTGCCGATGCTACAGGCCCTATCGATAAAGACGGTAAATTACGCTATCGCCTTAATTTTTCTTATCAGGATATTGGCTCGTTTAAGCAGTTTGTCAATAATGAGCGTTACTTTGTTGCCCCTACCTTAACCTGGCGGCCCAATGATCGTTTTGAAGCCAATCTTGAACTGGAACATAAGCATGAGAAAAAAGTAAATGACTGGGGTATTCCGTCCATCGGTAACCGCCCAGCTCCCGTTCCATTAAGCCGCAGTTACCTCGACAGTGATAAACCCACTGAAAATGATACTACCTTAGTGGCCTATGACTGGGCGTTTAAATTCAATGACGATTGGGCATTAAAAAATAGATTTTTATGGGAAAACTGGGATATTCAGTATAACGATATTGGCGGCACTATAAGCCTGCAGGCGGATAATCGAACCTTGGATCGCAGACTTATAACCGGTCATTCTAATCAGGAAACCTATTCAACCAACCTGGATTTGTCAGGGAAATTCAATCTGCTTGGAACCAATCATGATGTCCTTTTGGGCGGAGACTATTACCACAATGCGTTTAATGGGCCTAATCAACATTTCTCTAAGATGGCGCCTATTGATATTTTTAATCCGGTTTATAACATTTTCAGTCAAGCAGCGATTGATGCAATACCTTTAGACTTTAATTTTCTGCGCAAAGAAGAACGGTTCGGCGTTTACTTTCAAGATCAAATCACTCTGTTCGATAAACTGCATATTTTGGGCGGCGGCCGTTACGATTGGGTCAATTATGGCACAGGTTCTAGTAGCAAATCGTTTGAAATAGCAAAAGCCAATTATCGCGATCAGGACGATCAGAAATTCAGTCCGCGCGTCGGAGTGCTTTACCAGCCTTGGCAATGGCTTTCTTTATTCAGTAGCTATACGGAATCTTTAGGCTCCGCAAACTCAGGGTACTCATTTAACGGTGAAAATTTTAAACCACAATCTGGAGAGCAATGGGAAGCCGGGTTCAAGACCGAATTCTTTGATAAACGATTCTCCAGCACCGTATCTTTTTATGACCTGACTAAAGCCAACACGACAACCAATGACCCTGACCATCCTGGATTCAAAATTACTGCGGGCAAAGTCAGAAGTCGTGGCATAGAAGTCGATGTGAAAGGGCAAGTAACTGAAAAGTTAAATCTGGTTACAACCTATGCTTTTACCGATATTCGTTACACTGTCGCTAATGCAAGCCTGTTAGGTCAGCGTCCTATCAATGTGCCTGAACACCAAGCTACTCTTTGGAGTACTTATCAATTTACCGAACGTTTTAAAGCCGGGCTTGGTGGCGTTCTTGTAGGTAAACGTCTTGGCGACAACAACACCCCGGTTGATTTGCCGGGGTATGTGACGATGGATATGATGGCGGCTTATACGATACCTGTCGGTAAAACTCGGCTGACCACTCAGGTGAATATCCACAACCTGTTGGATAAGGGGTATTACACAGGTGCCGGCTATGGGCGTAACTCGATTAATACCGGCAACCCACTTTCTGTGATGGGATCGCTAAGGTTGCAGTTCTAG
- a CDS encoding flavin reductase family protein has translation MMQELPLDQVYPLLEPGPVVLLTTAVKDRPNVMTLSWHSMLELDPPTLACVVNENNHSFAALNDTLECVIAIPALHMAEKAVQIGNTSGRDTDKFSAASLTARPAWQVGAPIITECFANLECRVNDTRLVGDYNLFVLEIVEAWTDPQQPNPQTFHHPGYGRLVLDGEDISFASNVR, from the coding sequence ATGATGCAAGAGCTACCCCTTGACCAAGTATACCCACTTCTGGAGCCCGGCCCGGTGGTGCTTCTGACTACCGCGGTAAAAGACCGCCCAAATGTGATGACGCTATCCTGGCACAGTATGCTGGAGTTGGATCCGCCCACGCTTGCCTGCGTAGTCAATGAAAACAACCACAGTTTCGCTGCCTTGAACGATACCCTGGAGTGCGTGATTGCGATACCTGCGCTGCATATGGCCGAAAAAGCCGTACAAATCGGTAATACATCCGGACGCGACACCGACAAATTTTCCGCCGCCAGCCTGACGGCAAGGCCCGCGTGGCAAGTGGGTGCGCCGATAATCACCGAGTGCTTCGCCAATCTGGAGTGCCGTGTAAACGATACGCGTCTGGTTGGCGATTACAACCTGTTCGTATTGGAGATTGTGGAAGCCTGGACCGACCCCCAACAGCCCAATCCGCAAACCTTTCACCACCCCGGTTACGGCCGGTTAGTGCTAGACGGCGAGGACATCAGTTTTGCTTCCAATGTACGTTAG
- a CDS encoding dienelactone hydrolase family protein — MKYLVLLYALLFTPYLQAALHEENVDYRAGDTVLKGYLVWDDAKGDKQPGVLVVHEWWGLNDYARKRARMLAELGYTALAVDMYGDGKLSEHGKDAAAFMKAVTGQAGLARQRFEAARELLAGRPQVDAGKIAAIGYCFGGATVLNMARQGVDLAAVISFHGNLATDTPARPGQVKARILVLNGAADTFVSPESISAFKQEMARAGADYQFVNYPGAKHSFTNPDADRLGKANDMPLAYNADADNRSWAAMQELFDEVLKP, encoded by the coding sequence ATGAAGTATTTAGTGTTGTTGTATGCATTGTTGTTTACACCGTATTTGCAAGCTGCGCTGCATGAAGAGAATGTCGACTATCGCGCCGGCGACACCGTGCTGAAAGGTTATCTGGTTTGGGACGACGCCAAGGGCGACAAGCAACCCGGCGTGCTGGTGGTGCACGAATGGTGGGGCCTGAACGATTACGCCCGTAAACGGGCCCGTATGCTGGCGGAGCTGGGATACACCGCATTGGCAGTCGATATGTACGGCGACGGAAAACTGAGCGAACACGGCAAGGACGCGGCGGCGTTTATGAAGGCCGTAACGGGACAGGCCGGATTGGCTCGGCAGCGCTTCGAGGCTGCCAGAGAATTACTGGCCGGCCGGCCCCAAGTGGACGCCGGAAAAATCGCCGCCATCGGTTATTGTTTCGGTGGGGCGACGGTATTGAATATGGCTCGCCAGGGCGTCGATCTGGCCGCGGTAATTAGCTTTCACGGTAATCTGGCCACCGATACCCCTGCGCGGCCGGGCCAGGTCAAAGCCCGGATTTTAGTGTTGAACGGGGCGGCGGACACCTTTGTTTCCCCTGAAAGCATCAGTGCGTTCAAACAGGAAATGGCGCGGGCCGGTGCGGATTATCAATTTGTTAACTATCCTGGGGCCAAGCACAGCTTTACCAATCCGGACGCCGATAGGCTTGGGAAGGCCAACGATATGCCGCTTGCCTACAATGCCGACGCGGATAACCGCTCTTGGGCAGCGATGCAGGAATTGTTTGACGAAGTTCTCAAACCCTGA
- a CDS encoding DUF4186 domain-containing protein: MDQLFAALAKSTFRGKFHLRAKDLHYLHTKGLPVMREHAADFVGKRLAGAVIANDGKQTPYAGHPVFVAQHATACCCRGCLQKWHGIAQGRLLSNEEQHYIVEVLMRWLNQELSRPSNQGRVRYE, translated from the coding sequence ATGGATCAACTGTTTGCCGCGCTGGCCAAGTCGACGTTTCGTGGCAAATTTCATCTGCGGGCCAAGGATTTACACTATCTGCACACCAAGGGGTTGCCGGTCATGCGCGAACACGCGGCGGATTTCGTCGGCAAACGCTTGGCAGGGGCGGTGATTGCTAACGACGGAAAACAGACGCCGTATGCCGGCCATCCGGTATTTGTAGCGCAGCATGCCACGGCCTGCTGTTGCCGGGGCTGTCTACAAAAGTGGCATGGCATTGCGCAAGGGAGATTATTAAGCAACGAAGAACAACACTACATCGTAGAGGTGCTGATGCGTTGGCTGAACCAGGAATTGAGCCGCCCAAGTAACCAAGGACGAGTCCGGTATGAATAG
- a CDS encoding glycosyl transferase, whose product MADFYQNGIITTLHNLTERHLADLEADLLRFSKQRPLGLLLPSLYSELEGDALPKIIANLKTVPYLSEIVIGLDRADQGQYQSALAFFDELPQHHRVLWNDGPRLTALDAELKALDLAPKEMGKGRNVWYCMGYILASGKAESIALHDCDIVTYTSELLARLIYPVANPLFNYEFCKGYYARINNGKLKGRVNRLLVTPLIRAMKKVLGDNDYLDYMDSYRYALAGEFSFRRDVLSDIRIPSDWGLEIGVLSEMHRNYAHNRLCQVDIARVYDHKHQDMSLDDQQAGLSKMSIDICKALFRKLATQGQILTPETFRSIKATYYRIALDFVETYRNDAIMNGLYVDIHEEEVAVEMFTKNIMDAGDLFLNQPMEIPFIPSWNRVQSAVPDILERLYQAVEADFQEFSR is encoded by the coding sequence ATGGCAGACTTTTATCAAAACGGCATTATCACCACCCTGCATAATTTGACTGAACGGCATCTGGCCGACCTGGAAGCCGATCTGCTGCGTTTCAGCAAACAACGGCCCTTGGGGTTGTTGCTGCCTTCGCTGTATTCCGAACTGGAAGGCGACGCCTTGCCGAAAATTATCGCCAATCTGAAAACGGTACCGTATTTATCGGAAATCGTCATCGGCCTGGACCGCGCCGATCAAGGCCAATACCAAAGCGCCCTGGCATTCTTCGATGAGCTGCCGCAACACCACCGGGTATTGTGGAACGACGGCCCTCGGTTAACGGCTTTGGATGCGGAACTGAAAGCCCTGGATCTGGCGCCCAAGGAAATGGGTAAAGGCCGTAATGTCTGGTATTGCATGGGCTATATTCTGGCATCCGGCAAGGCCGAGTCCATCGCTTTGCACGATTGCGACATCGTCACCTACACCAGCGAATTACTGGCGCGCCTGATTTATCCGGTTGCCAACCCCTTGTTTAACTACGAGTTCTGCAAAGGGTATTACGCCCGCATCAACAACGGCAAACTGAAGGGCCGCGTCAACCGGCTGTTAGTCACCCCGTTAATTCGTGCCATGAAAAAGGTGCTGGGCGACAACGATTACCTGGACTACATGGACAGTTACCGTTACGCGCTGGCCGGCGAATTCTCCTTTCGGCGCGACGTCTTAAGCGATATCCGCATTCCCAGCGACTGGGGGCTGGAAATCGGCGTATTGTCGGAAATGCACCGCAATTATGCGCATAACCGGCTGTGCCAAGTGGATATCGCCCGGGTGTACGACCATAAACACCAGGATATGTCGCTGGACGACCAGCAGGCCGGCTTGTCGAAAATGTCGATCGACATTTGCAAGGCGCTGTTCCGCAAACTGGCCACCCAAGGTCAGATTTTGACCCCGGAGACGTTTCGGAGCATCAAAGCCACCTACTATAGAATCGCGTTGGATTTCGTGGAAACCTATCGTAACGATGCCATCATGAACGGGCTTTACGTGGATATACACGAAGAAGAAGTGGCCGTGGAAATGTTTACCAAAAACATCATGGATGCCGGCGACCTGTTCCTGAACCAGCCGATGGAAATTCCCTTCATTCCCAGCTGGAACCGGGTGCAAAGCGCTGTCCCGGATATTCTGGAACGCTTGTACCAAGCAGTGGAAGCCGATTTTCAAGAATTTAGCCGTTGA